The following proteins come from a genomic window of Salvia hispanica cultivar TCC Black 2014 chromosome 4, UniMelb_Shisp_WGS_1.0, whole genome shotgun sequence:
- the LOC125220550 gene encoding cytochrome P450 71A8-like — translation MIIKDEGFSNDVIGRSAFGRKLSDSENGKKFLDGMADLVELLGLINIGDFIPWLGWTGRLNGIDKRLDDTAERIDQVIESVIQEWLHEKGFNKESGQHFLDILLDISNSIDRDSLKAIILDVFVGGTDTISTAMEWTMTELLRNPKVMKKLQHEVRGILKHKQEITNDDLQKMHYLKVVIKEAMRLHPPLPLLVPRLASKDVQVKGFDISAGTIVMINAWAIGRDLVSWDEPETFMPERFLNSSIDFKGLDFELIPFGGGRRGCPGITLASAGMELLLANLVWKFDWKLANGVEPKDLDMSESPGMTVHRVVPLVALASPTT, via the exons ATGATTATAAAAGATGAGGGTTTTAGCAATGATGTGATCGGAAGGTCGGCTTTCGGAAGGAAGTTGAGCGATTCAGAAAATGGGAAGAAATTCTTGGATGGCATGGCGGATTTGGTGGAGCTTTTAGGGTTGATCAATATAGGAGATTTTATACCGTGGCTTGGTTGGACTGGACGTCTTAATGGTATTGATAAGAGACTTGATGACACTGCTGAAAGGATTGATCAAGTTATTGAGAGTGTGATTCAAGAATGGCTGCATGAGAAGGGTTTCAACAAAGAAAGTGGACAAcattttttggatattttgctCGATATCTCTAATTCTATTGATCGGGATAGTCTCAAAGCGATAATTTTG GATGTATTCGTCGGTGGAACTGATACAATATCCACAGCTATGGAATGGACAATGACAGAACTCTTACGAAACCCCAAAGTTATGAAAAAGTTGCAGCACGAAGTAAGAGGTATACTCAAGCATAAACAAGAGATAACAAATGATGATCTACAAAAAATGCATTACTTGAAGGTTGTGATCAAGGAAGCTATGCGTTTGCATCCGCCACTCCCACTGCTTGTGCCTAGGCTTGCAAGCAAAGATGTACAAGTGAAAGGTTTCGACATTTCTGCAGGAACAATCGTTATGATCAACGCGTGGGCTATAGGAAGGGACCTCGTCTCATGGGACGAACCAGAAACGTTTATGCCTGAGAGATTCTTGAATTCTTCTATAGACTTTAAGGGCCTGGATTTCGAGCTGATTCCGTTTGGGGGTGGACGAAGAGGCTGCCCTGGGATCACATTGGCTTCTGCTGGGATGGAGCTTCTTTTAGCTAATTTGGTTTGGAAATTCGACTGGAAATTGGCTAATGGTGTTGAACCGAAAGATTTGGACATGAGTGAGAGTCCCGGGATGACAGTCCATAGAGTTGTTCCACTTGTCGCACTTGCCTCCCCCACTACATGA
- the LOC125223406 gene encoding cytochrome P450 71A8-like — protein MEEIQQNLFIPMALLSLILLLSLTRIFLKSSSNKKLPPSPPKLPIIGNLHQLGSSLPHRDLHSLSQKHGPLMLLHFGSVPVLIVSSAEFAREIMVTHDTTFANRPRFKAMMKLAYRCRDVSLSPYGEYWRRLRSILVLQLLSNKRVQSYSSIREEEAELIVKKVLETSGDAPVNLSAMFQRFSNDVIGRSAFGGKLSDSENGKKFLDAMADLMELLGVIDIGDFIPWLGWIGRVNGVDKRLDNTAKKIDQVMESVIQERMQEKGGKEESREYFVDILLDVYNDKTADACVDRDSLKAIILDVFVGGTDTISTAMEWTMSELLRNPTLMEKLQLEVRGIVKQNQEITDDDLRKMHYLKAVIKEAMRLHPPVPLLVPRLASKDVQVKDFDISAGTIVMINAWAIGRDPVSWGEPETFMPERFLNSSIDFKGLDFELIPFGGGRRGCPGITLASVGMELLLADLVRKFDWKLGKGVEPKDLDMRESPGMTVHRVVPLVALASPAT, from the exons ATGGaagaaatccaacaaaatCTCTTTATTCCCATGgctcttctctctctcatcttgCTATTATCCCTTACCCGAATCTTCCTCAAATCATCAAGCAACAAAAAACTGCCCCCTTCACCACCAAAACTCCCCATAATCGGAAATCTCCACCAACTTGGATCATCCCTTCCTCACCGCGATCTCCACTCCTTATCCCAAAAGCACGGCCCTCTCATGCTCCTCCACTTTGGCAGCGTCCCCGTCCTCATCGTCTCCTCTGCCGAATTCGCCCGTGAAATCATGGTGACTCATGACACCACCTTCGCCAACCGCCCCCGCTTCAAGGCCATGATGAAGCTGGCCTACAGATGCAGAGACGTCTCCCTTTCACCCTATGGCGAATACTGGCGGCGCCTTCGGAGCATCCTTGTTCTCCAGCTGCTCAGCAACAAAAGGGTTCAATCTTACAGCTCAATCCGCGAAGAAGAAGCGGAACTTATTGTGAAGAAGGTTCTAGAAACTTCTGGTGATGCTCCGGTGAACTTGAGTGCGATGTTTCAGAGGTTTAGTAATGATGTGATCGGAAGATCGGCCTTTGGCGGGAAGCTGAGCGATTCGGAAAATGGGAAGAAGTTTTTGGATGCCATGGCGGATTTGATGGAGCTTTTGGGGGTTATTGATATAGGTGATTTTATACCGTGGCTTGGTTGGATTGGACGTGTTAATGGTGTTGATAAGAGACTTGATAACACTGCCAAAAAGATTGATCAAGTTATGGAGAGTGTGATTCAAGAACGGATGCAGGAAAAGGGTGGTAAGGAAGAAAGTAGAGAATATTTTGTGGATATTTTGCTTGATGTCTATAATGATAAAACTGCTGATGCCTGTGTTGATAGAGATAGCCTCAAAGCAATAATTTTG GATGTATTTGTCGGTGGAACTGATACAATATCCACAGCTATGGAATGGACAATGTCAGAACTCTTACGAAACCCCACACTGATGGAGAAGTTGCAGCTAGAAGTAAGAGGAATTGTAAAGCAAAACCAAGAGATAACCGATGATGATCTACGAAAAATGCATTACTTAAAGGCTGTGATCAAGGAAGCTATGCGTTTACATCCACCAGTCCCGCTACTTGTGCCTAGGCTTGCAAGCAAAGATGTGCAAGTGAAAGATTTCGACATTTCTGCAGGAACAATTGTGATGATAAATGCGTGGGCTATAGGGAGGGATCCCGTCTCATGGGGCGAACCAGAAACGTTTATGCCCGAGAGATTCTTGAATTCTTCAATAGACTTCAAGGGCCTAGATTTCGAGCTAATTCCATTTGGGGGTGGACGAAGAGGCTGCCCTGGGATCACATTGGCTTCTGTCGGGATGGAGCTTCTTTTAGCTGACCTGGTTCGGAAATTCGACTGGAAATTGGGTAAAGGTGTTGAACCGAAAGATTTGGACATGAGAGAGAGTCCCGGGATGACGGTCCATAGAGTCGTTCCTCTTGTTGCACTTGCATCTCCTGCTACATGA
- the LOC125224237 gene encoding cytochrome P450 736A117-like, whose product MEEIQVTPFIPMTLLSLVLLWYITRIFLKSSSNKKQPPSPPKLPIIGNLHQLGSSLPHRGLHSLSQKHGPLMLLHFGSVPVLVVSSAEFAREIMVTHDTTFANRPRFKAMMKMVYGCRDVSLSSYGEYWRRLRSIVVLQLLSNKRVQSYRVIREEEAALVVKKVREASGNHTAVDLSAMFESFSNDVIGRSAFGGKLSDSENGRKFLKAMADLMELLGVIDIGDFIPWLAWIGRVNGFDRRLDDTAKKIDLVLESVIQERMQEENGQHFVDILLDIYNDKTADASIDRDSLKAIILDVFVGGTDTVSTTMEWTMSELLRHPTVMEKLQHEVRGIVKQNQEIVTDDDLQKMHYLKAVIKEAMRLHPPLPLLVPRLASKDVQVKGFDISAGTIVMINAWAIGRDLVSWEKPETFMPERFLNSSIDFKGLDFELIPFGGGRRGCPGITLASAGMELLLADLVRKFDWKLAKGVEPKDLDMSESPGLTVHRAVPLLALASPAT is encoded by the exons ATGGAGGAAATCCAAGTAACTCCCTTTATTCCCATGACTCTTCTCTCCCTCGTCTTGCTATGGTACATCACCCGAATCTTCCTCAAATCATCAAGCAACAAAAAACAGCCCCCTTCACCACCAAAGCTCCCCATAATCGGAAATCTCCACCAACTCGGATCATCCCTTCCCCACCGCGGTCTCCACTCCTTATCCCAAAAGCACGGCCCTCTCATGCTCCTCCACTTCGGCAGCGTCCCTGTCCTCGTCGTCTCCTCCGCCGAATTCGCCCGTGAAATCATGGTCACTCACGACACCACCTTCGCCAACCGCCCCCGCTTCAAGGCCATGATGAAGATGGTCTACGGATGCAGAGACGTCTCGCTCTCGTCCTATGGCGAATACTGGCGGCGCCTGCGGAGCATCGTTGTTCTCCAGCTGCTCAGCAACAAAAGGGTCCAATCTTACCGCGTGATCCGCGAAGAAGAAGCTGCACTTGTTGTGAAGAAGGTTCGAGAAGCTTCTGGTAATCACACTGCGGTGGACTTGAGTGCGATGTTTGAGAGTTTTAGTAATGATGTGATCGGAAGATCGGCCTTTGGCGGGAAGCTGAGCGATTCGGAAAATGGGAGGAAATTCTTAAAGGCCATGGCGGATTTGATGGAGCTTTTAGGGGTTATCGATATAGGTGATTTTATACCGTGGCTTGCTTGGATTGGACGTGTTAATGGTTTTGATAGGAGACTTGATGACACTGCTAAAAAGATTGATCTTGTTTTGGAGAGTGTGATTCAAGAACGGATGCAGGAAGAAAATGGACAACATTTTGTGGATATTTTGCTTGATATCTATAATGATAAAACTGCTGATGCCTCTATTGATCGAGATAGCCTCAAAGCAATAATTTTG GATGTATTCGTTGGTGGAACTGATACAGTATCCACAACTATGGAATGGACAATGTCGGAACTCTTACGACACCCCACAGTGATGGAGAAGTTGCAACATGAAGTAAGAGGAATTGTGAAGCAAAACCAAGAGATAGTTACCGATGATGATCTACAAAAAATGCATTACTTGAAGGCTGTGATCAAGGAAGCAATGCGTTTACATCCACCACTCCCACTACTTGTGCCTAGGCTTGCAAGCAAAGATGTACAAGTGAAAGGTTTCGACATTTCTGCAGGAACAATCGTGATGATCAACGCGTGGGCTATAGGAAGGGACCTCGTCTCATGGGAGAAACCAGAAACGTTTATGCCCGAGAGATTCTTGAATTCTTCTATAGACTTCAAGGGCCTAGATTTCGAGCTGATTCCGTTTGGGGGTGGACGAAGAGGCTGTCCTGGGATCACATTGGCTTCTGCCGGGATGGAGCTTCTTTTAGCTGATCTGGTTCGGAAATTCGACTGGAAATTGGCTAAAGGTGTTGAACCGAAAGATTTGGACATGAGTGAGAGTCCCGGGTTGACAGTCCATAGAGCCGTTCCTCTTCTTGCACTTGCATCTCCCGCTACATGA